A region of the Sarcophilus harrisii chromosome 3, mSarHar1.11, whole genome shotgun sequence genome:
GTTTCGCATGATTCAGAAACTCTCTGACCTTTAACATAAAATTGGAATTAGTTAgtctctctttatattttttatattggcTCTTTAATACTTGAAATTGGGATTTTTGCTTGTTTAACTCCCATAATATTCTTCTATGGAAAGGATTGTCTCTGCTCCATATTTCTCTCCATGAACCTTTAAATTTGGCTATATAATTCTGTTTCTCAGTGTCTTCTTTCCaaattccttctcctcttcttatGGCTTTTAGCTCTGCTCTCAGTAGTCTTTTGTGAACTGTCCAATATATCCTAGAGTTATGATCTAGCTGTTTGATAAGAACAGTTCTGCCGAGCCCTCTTCTCAAAATCTCTTCGTTCAAACTCACATTGAAATACAGACCcttaaaaatgaaacagagagTACACTCTATTTTATCATCATTTCTTCAAAGACCTTCCCCCCATGCTCCATCCCCAGCTGCAAGCATAAACATTCATAATCCACAGAGGGGTCCCTCAACAGCCTCAGGCCtgcaggaagaggcaaagaaggagCCAAGCCGAGCCCTGGAGCTCAGTGGTTGTCCCTTCTCCCTACACTTCCCAGCAACTCTCTCTgtatgaatgttttctttttataggtAAGAGAATGGGGTCTAAAGGACTTATCCAAGTTTAAGAGTCTAGTAAGTGTTGAAAATAGGATCTCAAGCCAAAGTCTCTAAGCCTTCTTGAAGTGTCTCTTCAAGATATTGAAGTATGACTGAAATTACAAGACTTCAGTTCAAGTCTCAGCTCTTCAGCTTGCTACTTGaatgactatgggcaaatcataTCTTCCTTATTCTCTTCTCCAAAAAGGAGATCATACTATTTGGAATTATGTACAACTCAAATTTGTGGTGGGGAAAGTACACTTTATACACTGGAAAGTGCTGCATCAATATATGTAAAGGGTAGAACTcttggagaagtatacttaaggctcagtatggtTGAGTTAGTCCTATAACAGGCGTTaaaactcagtggaattaattgttaagacaatggttatctagttcagCACTGAGTTCTCAAGTTCCACATGATTGCCCTAGTGAtacaatgattggtttatactcggtatactgtaatgatgtaattgtaatagagtatataaactgggacaaactcagccagagtcagacttgagaagacagaggactggaggctgcaGCTCATGCTCTCCGACTCGAGACacacattccatcttcatcagcctcatagtggctctcctgcttcctctactgagaccaaggcccatctgaagggcctccagaaagctagcaggGCCCCAgtcaaggagacagactgtgaaggagacagtaaagaatttggactttatccctagATATTCTCGTgatgattactcagctgaaacgaaggctggtccaaagacctccagaaagctaaccagaacattacaaatatAAGCCATCCTTCCAAAACAGATGAGGTACCAAAGGAGAGCGTTCTATTGGCCAGAGTTGTGACCAGGAGCTTCTGGGGAGAGATGACGGGGTGCTTGACAAGATCCCGCTTCTTTGCAGAATTTGTGGTAGAGAAGAGGAGAGCTGGGGATTATTTGATGGGTGCCTTCAATTTTGGGAAAGTTGATTTCAAAGGGCTCAGAAGGAAATCAAGAAGGACCTCAGCTTCCAGTTCTCTAGAAAGTCCCCTCTGCAGGGAAGGGGAAGCTCTCTCCTCTAGAAAGCAAAAAAAGGTGAGGCTTGTTTACGAGGTCATGGAGCCAAAAAGCGGGCAGCTGAGATTCTTTAAAGAcatttgaaaagagagaaaagcagtCGGGCACCAGAGCAAGGACAAACAAGTGGCCAGAGAAGGAAAACTGAACTGACAGGGGATGGCAAACAAACTATGGCACGTAAATGAAAAGCGCATTCAAATAGTCCAAGCAGCAATGCCTGGGAAGAATGCAGAAGGCCTgaatgaactgaggcaaagtgaggAAAGCAGGAAGGAGCGGAGCATACCATTCCAAGGTGTTCTTGGCCACCATCTTTGACTGAGGTACTGAAGGACTTCTTTCTTTGTCCTTAACCCCCATGGTGGCTATGACCGGCTCAAAGGCAGGCCCAAGAGAAGACGTTCACAGACACCTTGTAAGTGTCTGCAGGCCCCCTGGGGTCCACAGACAGGCCAGGCAAAGAAAAACTCCCTACCCCAAAGGGAAAGGGGCTGCTGTGGGTGACAGAGAGCTTCTCTTTATGCCGACCttctcttggggaggagagagacaacGAGAGAACGTCACAGGCACAGACAGATTAGCCGGAGAACCGAGCCCTGGGCCTGGAATTgggaaagcctgaattcaaatcctgccccagataCTTCTTGGCTGTGGGACTGGGGCAGCCCTTTCACctccgtctgcctcagtttcctcaatggtaaaatggggatcataattgCTTTCCCTCCTGGGCTCGTTTTGAGGATCAACTGAGACAGTTTGTAAAATGCTCCCTAAAGTGGCGGGTACATGTGGGAACTAAGTAAGTCCGTTCCTCCTAGATGAGCCCTCTAACTGCTGCCAGCTCTCAGCTGGGGGTCTGCCCCGTACAACAGGAAAGCCAAAGGCCGACTAGCCACTGCTGTGTACTTTTCTGCCATGCTTACTATGAAACGACAGCTCTGCTCCACTGGAACTTATAAAATATGACAGCAGAACCAAACCTGGCTGGGCCATGATCTTCACTGGGGTGGGGGCATCCACAGAAAGCAGAGCCTGACAGGGCCGCGAGAAAGCCCGCCAGATGCACACCTGACCTTCAGGATCTCTTTCCTTTAAACAGAGTATCCTTTAGTGCATTCTGTGACGAGGACAGGAAAGCCAGTCACGTCAtctctaaaattccatcttttaaaagCCGTAAATATCTCTGGAGTAGCAGGCTTACCCAATGGACAGAGCACCGGCCCTGGAATCAGGGGGATCTGAGatcagatctggcttcagacacttaacacttcctagctgtgtgatctcgggcaagtcacttcaccccattcgcctcaacaacaaaaaataaataaatagatggggGGAGAATAATGTCAGCCTTTAGGAACTTCTATTTTCTCAAGTCTGTTTTTCAATTTGTCAGAGAAGTCAGGAACTTCTGGTGAGCACAGCCAAAGGCATGGGAACTCAGCAGGAGTGGAGGCTAGCctgaaagagagaggaggagaccGAGGGGGAAGGGGGCACCGAGGGGAGGGATGAtaaaagatgaggagagagagatgataaAGAAGTGACTGGCTTTCAAAGGATATGGCTCAAAGGAGGATCTTCATAAGGACTTAACCTCTAGATCTTAAAGCTATTAAATGACATTCTTTagtggaatttttaaaagtgcaGAGCTACCTTTTGGTTTTAGTTAACCAGTTTTCCCATCTCAGAATATcatctttaatttatttcaaagtaCATGATCATCCTCCAAATTACTAAGTACCCAAAATTTGGGGTACGCCTGAAAAATGTTAAGAGCCTGATTGGTTTTTCTCCCAGGACTTACCCTATTCATTAACAGGTAGCAAAGAAGTGATGAATTGTCCCTTGCCAGCAGCTGGAACCACAATGTTTCGAAAggttttatctcctttttcaacCATAGGTGACCATCCTCGGTGAGGTCTACTCCAGCTATCTTTACAAGCAAAACTCCATATGGCTGCCCTAGATAGGAGAAGAGGGCCATTTTTTAAACCAGATTTTAACATAATGCAAATAATAATTTCCAAGTCTGTTTTGAAAAGTTACAAGGAACATTTATTTACTTCTTCACCTTAAATTTTCCTTTGGAAACAAGAAAGCGTGGTAACGgttaaaatgacaaagaaatatgTCAACGATATGTGGTATACAAATCCAGAGTTAGGCAATCTCTCTCTCAACAGATACCAGATATTTTGTCAATAGATTACACAAATGTTAAcaaaaattcttaaatctttcatttttagtaATTATAGACTTTGCAAAAAGTTTTCACTAATGATAAGTGTTTTCTTGGTGTCCTTAAATTCATGAGttagctaaaaaaaaacaaaaaaaacaaatgatataatataaattctAGAAGGACTTTATACAAAAAGGAATAAGATTCAGACCAAGaaccaaaagaaatattaaaacctCCCTATGTCTTTACTTGCTCTGAGAAGCTCTTGGTTTAGATGAGCAACTTCTTGAACAATAATCCAGGTGATTTTAACCATTCAAATACCAGGAGGTCTAAGcatatcactaaaaaaaatttctcaacaaGAAATAACTGGTTCCCAATGTTAGAATCGTTTCAGAATTAGATATCTGTGCAGTCAATTCTTTTAAGTGACTATCAAAGGACAAAATTCAACATCAAattacagtgtgtgtgtgtgtttatatgctATTTTTCCCCTCCACAGCCAGAGCCCCCCACTTTCTTAGCTTCATATCCCTGTAGGTTCCAGCTCTTCTTCCCGTGTGCTTCTTGCCCTCATGATGCTGACTTTTAAGACCAGAAAGGCCTCCTTCTCTCATCCTTGATTTTCATCAACTCAAATCTTTCCCCCATTCCTTCAAAGTCAAGCTcataaatgaccaacaggataatttcagaaaggcctggagagacttacacgaactgatgctgagtgaaatgagcaggaccaggagatcattatatacttcaacaacaatactatatgatgaccagttctgatggaccaggccatcctcagcaacgagatcaaccaaatcatttccaatggagcagtaatgaactgaaccagctatgcccagagaaagaactctgggagatgactaaaaaccattacactgaattcccaatccctatatttatgcacacctgcatttttgatttccttcacaagctaattgtacaatatttcagagtctgattctttttgtacagcaaaataacgttttggtcatgtatacttattgtgtatctaatttatattttaatatatttaacatctactggtcatcctgccatctaggggaggggatgggggggtaagaggtgaaaaattggaacaagaggtttggcaattgttaatgctgtaaagttacccatgcatatatcctgtaaataaaaggctattaaaaaaaaaaaaaaagtcaagctcATATGGCACATCCTTCGTGAAGCCTTCCCTGAATCCCTAAGGTAAGACTTTTGCTGAGACTAGGAGAAAGCCAGGAAATCCAGGAAGCTAGAGCATTTTAGACCTAGGGGAGGACCAGGGGAATGGCCAGAGGAGGCAGGAAGATGGCAGTGTGGAAGACATGGGATACCCAAGAGGCCAGGGCCACTGAATCAGGAAATATATGGTGTGAGGGGACTGCAGAGGGAGGAGGGACCCAAGATATAGAGTCTTTGATATTTGGTCCTGGAGGTGACAGGGTTATTGGAATACACTGAGTAGAGGTGTGGAGGAGAAACTTGTTCAGACTTGAGATTTAGTCAGATTACTCAAACTGCTGAGAGAGGATGGAATGGGGTGGAGAGAGATAAGAGGTTGGAAGATCAACCAGAAGCTGCTGCAGCAATGCTCGATAAATGTacatgctcaataaatgttttctttctcctctgtgATTGATCCAATGGGTAGAAGAGAAATAACTTTGatttaaacatttcctaatgttcttaaGTAAAATCatgtctattttttcttactttaccAAAAACACAGAATACTAGGGCCTCccaattgttatttatttacatttattcattatttctcccCCTTTACTTACTTCTCCATGGTGAAATTAGAGGGATAGTAATGGGGATATGTTCCAATTCCAGCCCCATTTTAGTTATCCGGCGTAGTCGTCCTCGTAATCTAAcgttattttttataaattctacTGGAATATCTGAAGCATTTATAAATTTAGTTGTCTGTTGATATGTAGGAAAAAAGATATAAcacaaaaaatttgttttagtatttctgccattaaaacaaaaatttattgaatcTTATACttctagaaaaataattcaaaacataATCCTCATTATCATTTCCATCCAATGTGTAATTTGTAACTTCAAAATACCCCAAACAATGTTTCTACTAAAGGAAAGGCACCAAGTCACAGATGAAAATGACAGTAGAGGGTAATGAGaggggaaataaggaaggaacaacacaaaaaggaataagaaagggtgGAGAGTCAGGAACACAAATGGAGCCAATCAGCCATGACCAGAACAGTACCACACATCCAAGAGCACTCTTGGATAAAGACAATGAACAAAGAGGGCTAGAGGACATAAGGGatctttgttttaataaaatgGCAGCAAAATCTGCTACCTGATCCCTCTATTAGGacagctttttttgtttgtttgtttaatttggtAAACCTGAAAGCTTCAGGGCATAAAGTAGTTTTACACAGACTGCGTAATGAATGCAGAAATAGTTTTTTAGGGAAACATACTGAAAATAATTGTGAGGTCCAAAGAATTTCAAGATATGTTAAACAAATACATGCTTAAAGATTAATTTTGAGCAATTcataaagcaaaagtgaaaacCACAGAAGTAAcccagttaaaagaaaaaaaatgtcctgtGAGATCaaaaaatctgagttaaaatttttcttaagtatGCCCACCTGCTTGTACTTTTAAGGAAGAAAAGCTTTTTCGCTTTATAATTCCCAGGAAAAGGGAACATAAACACTGAGGTGAGAACTAATTCTGTAAAATACCAGCTAACTCCCTGGAGGgtcctcagggtcagccagagtcaggatgaattgaagtctttggtctttagagggagaagtgaaggaggaagacAAGGTACCATGAGGCTTACCAAAGCTGTCTCCTGGATCCTGGAGTCCCAAGTctccagtctctctcctcctcgtcctgccaccaagtgcttctcacttctctccctccgacctccaatccttgcctaatTATCTCACTACTAAACATTCAGCAaacaccaatggtgaggagagccaccatccaaatatatgctaatagagtcattgtctcacatcgaataggtagccttaagtgctctcttgtgTGATTCAgtgtttcagccctctacactacTCCAAAGCACAAACACAAAACTGTGACTCAcaggaagaaaacaatttttgaatttctttttcctggAGATTTTTAATAGTGGGAAGTAAGaggatgaaatgaatgaaaatatttctcCCCCAAgtaactgaggttaagtgacttgcccagggtgacataggtaggaagtgttaagtgtctggggccaaatttaaactcagtcctcctgaattcaggactggtgctctattcactacatcaaCTAACTGCCCCTGAAAATAACTTTCAACtccagaaacattaaaaaaatttgatagGGAACCAATAAATCATTAATAATCCTTCATGGTAGCAACAAGGTAATTCGCCACAGTAAaattaatcatctttttaaaaagaattgatacATTTGTTTAAGTGAATTTCTGCTAATGAGCCAGAAATCTCCACAGTGCTGGCAAAATCATTATCAAAGACCCTTCCGAGATATCGCGGGGAATCTGAAATGCAAATTTTCTAATAGCAACATTCTATTAGGCCAaacttctaagattccttccaagtATAAACGAGTCATTATAAAATGTGATACtcttgtaaatataattttcaatattaaatattcttaaatGCTTGCAATAGAAGTAATGGCATGCTGCTGGAATTAAAACTGAGTTAACaattccaatgatcctgtgatgctgagagccctctacacccagagagaggactgcgggaccgagtgtggttcacaacatagcattttcattctttttgttgtttttttgcttgcattttattttctttcccattatttttccttgtgcaacaagataactgtagaaatccgcatatattgaatttaacatatatatttaacatgtttaacatatactgggttacttgccatctaggggaggggggaaattggaactaaagggttaatgttgaaaaatcattcaTACATGTTtggagaataaaaagctttataaaaaataataaaactgagttaACTGAGAATTTCTAAAACTGACTACGTGCTGCTTGGGCTAAAGGATTTTCGGAAGCTCACTTACCAATTTAATACTTCTTGCGAATAACATGAGCCCCACTACTGCCATTCCGGTACTGACGTTCTATAAAAAGCACACAGGGCAAGCCAGTCATTCTTCCCCGCTGGATTCACTGACTTTACTTGGAAGTCCCCTTTAGACTTTAGTCCCTCCCTCCCAGGAGCCTCTTCCTGGACCCACCCAGGTGGGTGCCCCGGGATCGCCCCTGGGCGTCCCTGCGG
Encoded here:
- the C3H3orf33 gene encoding protein C3orf33 homolog; protein product: MEEEEEEESEYWLPPDALEQPPEPSLDYLPMSNMLSRTVPSQRPIPPRSQLQSENQPSSRAGPSPENSPTPPTEALEGPGSSRIEMESLSPEPAEAGVVTDFNVVATLSQWADDNLCLIRNVSTGMAVVGLMLFARSIKLTTKFINASDIPVEFIKNNVRLRGRLRRITKMGLELEHIPITIPLISPWRRQPYGVLLVKIAGVDLTEDGHLWLKKEIKPFETLWFQLLARDNSSLLCYLLMNRGLYFNVSLNEEILRRGLGRTVLIKQLDHNSRIYWTVHKRLLRAELKAIRRGEGIWKEDTEKQNYIAKFKGSWREIWSRDNPFHRRILWELNKQKSQFQVLKSQYKKYKERLTNSNFMLKVREFLNHAKHGKKW